DNA from Eucalyptus grandis isolate ANBG69807.140 chromosome 5, ASM1654582v1, whole genome shotgun sequence:
AGACATGAAAGGTCATGGGCTGTCCACAATAAATGAGATGAGAACTTTAACTCCTTCAAATTCACAGGGAGATCTGGCAATTGTTCAAGTTCATTACACTGATCCAAATGAAGTTGTCGCAGATGAGAAAGCTTATTAATAGTCGTGGACAATCTCCTTATCTTGCTCTTTGTCATCTCTAGCTTTGTACAAAAGGATAGACCCCCAATTTCACTTGGAATTTCTCCCTTCATATTTCCACAGAAATTCGCATGTAAAGCTTTCAGATTCTCTAGCATCCCTATGACCTTTGGTAGCTCTCTAATGGCACATTCGTCTAGACAAAGAATCTTCAATTGTTTGAGATTTCCAATAGAAGTAGGTAATTCTATGATATCCGTCCCGCTTAAATCTAGCTCAAGCAAAGACTCTATCTCTCCTATTTGGTCCGGTATCTTCTTTATATTGGTTTGATGAAGACTCATCTTCCTCAACTTTTTAAGATTCCCAATAGAAACAGGCAATTCTATGATTTTTGATTCGCTCAAATCTAGCTCAAGCAAAGACTCTAGCCCTCCTATTTGGTTTGGTAGCTTCTTTATATCAGTCCAACAAAGACTCATCTTCCTCAACTTTTTAAGATTCCCAATGGAAATAGGCAATTCCGTGATATATGTGTCCCTTAAATCTAGCTCAAGTAAAGACTCTAGCCCTCCTATTTGGTTCGGTAGCTCCTTTATATCAGTCTGATAAAGACTCATCTTCCTCAACTTTTTAAGATTCCCAATAGAAATAGGCAATTTTGTGACTTCAGTTCTGCTGAAATCTAGCTCAAGCAAAGATTCTAATCCTCCTATCGTGTTCGGTAGCTCCGTTATCGAAGTGTTACAAAGACTCATCCTTCTCAACATTTTAAGATCTTGGATGGAATCTGGAAGTGTTCTAAGAAAATGACATTCATCTAAAGACAAATACTCCAAACGTGTCATCTCTCCAATGGAATGATGAAGTTTTTGAAGTTGCATCCCTACTATTTCTAGCATTGACAGGGATTTTAGACCACTAAATACCAACAGTAGTGGAAAAAGGTCAGAACTGTCATTATGTGAGTCATACCAAGTGTTGATTTCCAAGTGTTTTAGGTGCTctagtttagagagagagatatcaacCACTAGTGAGTTTGTGCACTCTTTAATGAccaatctcttcaaatttgagcaTTTCGAGAAGTTGGGAGTCCTTTTTAAGTTTGGACAATACCCGATCTCCATAACTTTTAAGTTCTCGCTCACCTAacaaaaaaaaggcaagaatcAGCCAAGTCAAGAATGGGAAATTGGTAAGTTTGGTTAGCAAGAGATATGAAAGTAAACTACATGGCGTGATGTTCGTACCAGACATGACCCCCATCCGGTCCAATCTTCAGTAATGTCATCACTTGAAAGCTCGAGCACAGCTAACTTCTCGAGACTCAAATTCATCACATTTAATTCCAAAGGACAACGATGCCAAGAGAGCCATGTTAACTTGGAGAGAAGATTCTTAAAGTCTCCTACCAAATTCCCACCCTCTAAATCCAAGAATCTTAGATTGGGCAATTTTGAAAGTTCTTCACTTGTGAAATTGTACTCTTCAGAGAGTCCTGTTAATTTTAGTGCTACAACTTTGTCTGTCCCCTGGTGATAGGAAAAAGCCTACATGAACATTCGAATTGCCTGACAAACATGGTGCTGCACAAGTCTAAGGAGCTTTTTATGTTTAGCAATGAAACACACATTAGTGCTTCATACAAATCTAAATTGAGAAAAGAATACAAAAGTGATTCTTGTAGTTGAAAAGAATGATTTATCTTGTATAAAGCTTAATAATGTTTCTAATCCATCAGTTGAAGCAAACTTTTTTGTCGCAAGATGATAATAAAGAACTTTATTACTACTtagggaaaaattgtccaaaatgttctaaacttattggatttttgccaattaagttctaaatctttttatgttatgccaatttagtatatttggccaattttgccTAGGAATCACTAATGTGGATGACAACTGTCAATTTGACACGGCTAACGTTGATGTGtacaattttcaataatattttttttcaattttttttacaattttttaatactttttcttcttaaacTAAGGCTAGTGAGATTGTTGGCCAACCCTTGCCTGGTCTGGGCAATGGGATGGAGGCCCTTGCTAACCAACTTCTTCACCAAACCAGGCAAGGGTTGCCGACctagggtaaaaaaaaaagaaaataaataaattaatatattatttaaaattgttcatgtgTGCGTTCGCCATAGCATATAAAACGACCAatgtccacatcagcaattttcggccaaaattagtgcggtgaactcaattgacaaaacgtgaaaatgtttagcactcaatttgcaaaattgaaaggtttagtatTGAGttgacaaaaatgcaataggtttagaatttttaaataattttccctaTCATTGAGTGCCAGACCGAATTCATAAAAGTCTCTTGAGTTTATAACCCCATTGTAATTATATGGATCAAATCCTGATTGTGCATTCTACAAAATAAGGATCAATATTTTAAAAGGATTTGCTTTCATAATAGTAAAGATATTCAATCCACTCATAAAGTCTCTAGTATGATGTTTGAAAGCTCTACCGAACAATTCACAAAAGATTGCATATTACAATTATTCACTTAATCTATTACCAAATTTCAAGTAAGAGGACTCATTCCAGAGTAACGTTGCTAAACTTGCTAATGATTTCCAACAtagcaaaaatgaatgaaatcaGGCTTGAAAAGCTTTGATAGCCTTGGAAGTCTCAATGTGGATCTGGTTTAATATAATTTGCTGAACAACCTTGTATTTAATGTATTCCCAAAGTGTTTGCTATTAGTAACTTTCACGTTGTAACCTTTTAGATATGATTTGTAATGGAATTACCATCATGAATTCTTATacaaacctttttctttttctttttcttttttgtcaaagtAAAAgttaaacaatatatatatatataccagcAAGAAACTAACTCCACAACCTTTGAAAAATGCATGGTTGATTTTTCCTAAAGAAAATGGTAAGGTGACAATAACTTACCTCTTTCATCCGAACCACATCAAAGGCAATCCTAGGCTCCCACAACCTGCTACGCTTCTTTGGAAAATTGACATCTTCACGCCGAACAACTTCTCTTCCAAGATCTTtaagttgatcatgcatccacaaTGTATCATCTTTTGttatctttatcaaagacataCGGGTAAGGACAAGTAGTTCACTCCTTGGAAAATAGTTGGAAGCTTTCCACATATAGTATGGGTGGAGTCTATCTTTACCAATGAAGAAACATGCGATATCAAGAAAGATCTCTCTTTGATGAGGTTGTAACATGTCAtaactaatttttaatttatcgaGGACTTCCGGGTTGGGCACCAAATCTAACTTCTTCAAAGTGTCTTTCCAAAAAATTTTGCTCTTGCAATAAAGTGAGGAACCAATAACCTCGAGAGCTAAAGGAAGTCCACCTATTTTCGTAGTAATTTTCCTTGAGCTATCAACCAAGTCCTGTGGTGGGAAATCCATCCTGAAGGCATGTTTACTAAAAAGCTGAAGAGCGTGGAAAGAATCCAATTCTGTCATTTTATAGATTGTAAACTCTTGAAAATGTGCTTGGAAACTACTCTCTTTGTCCTCCTCTTCGATTGGCAAAAAGTTGATATCCCTTGTTGTAATGATGATTCTGCTTCCTGGACCAAACCAATCACTCTTTCCAGCTAGCTTAGAGAGTTGATCTCTCTTATCCACATCATCGAGAACAAGGAGAACTTTCTTATCACGAAACCTTTCTCTAATTGTGTTAATCCCTACATCAACAGAATTGTGGATCCCTATAGATCTGCCTTGGAGAATTTCTGATAACAACTGTTTTTGTAAGTCAACAATTCTACCCTGTTGCGTAGATTCACGGATGACTAAAAGGAAGCTACAACCTTGAAATTGATTGGAGATTTGATTAAAGACAGCACTTGCGAGAGTTGTCTTACCGACACCGCCCATTCCATGGATGACTAGGTAGCAAACATCATGAGAACCTTCATTTAACATGTCCACGATAGCTTCAACACGATCATGAATCCCAACTAAATGATTAGGCAGATTTCTCATTCTTTTCATTAGCTTGGTCAAAACCTCATCAACAATAGTGTTGATGATTTCACCCTACCTTCAATATTGACATACAAGTCTTAGCATGAAACATAGGGCAAAAGAACTCTCAAGTTGAGCAATATTCTAGACACGGAATCAAGCGGATTTTTAAATGGGCGAGGTTTAATCAAATGGAAGCTAACTTTCTTTACTGAAATGAAATCttgactaataaaaaattagatctATACTATATTTGGACGAGTGGTTCGGGAACAGAAGATAATAATTGCcgggggaaaaggaaagaaattggaTAAACCAATATACTGTGATTGGTGGAAGTAATTAAAACAGAAAACAAATGGGAGAAAATTCTATTCCTTATTATAATCTCACTTTTTTTATTgctcaagaaaataaatgaacaaaagcATATTCCAAAGTCATATTCTTACCCTTTGTCCTTCATGCCCCAACCCTTGATTCTTGCGACCTCGGTCAAAGCTTCCTTCCATCGCCGAATCTCATCGAGGCCAAACTCCTTCTCATGCTTCTTCAGAACATCAAGGTACAATCGAGTTTTGAGCTTTACATCATCGGGATTCACGTCATAGAATATGGGTAGAATCACTTTGTCATTCGCTTTGCTTGAGCACTCTAGTATGTATGTGAGCTCGCGAAGACACCACTTACTAGTCGCGTAGGTCCTAGAGAAAATGGGCAAGTATATTTTGGAGGATTCAATGGCATGCAGAAGTTTGCCTGCAATCTTTTCGCCCTTTCGGATCTCTTCATCGTCTCTGAAGACACGAATCCCAGCTCCGACCAAGGAGTGATAGAGGCAATCGGTGAAGTTGAGGCGGGTATCAGGGCCTCTAAAACTCAAAAATACCTCAAATTCGGCCACCGACAACAAATTGCCATCATTGGCACAAGCAAACTTCGTCATCGTATCTGAAGAGTCCCTCTTTCGCTTCATCCTTCTTCAGGAGCTCAAAATCTACACCGGATCTGATCACAGCGGGATGTGGAGTCCTTTCTAAATCTGATCTGAGATTCCTCAAGAGGAATCAGCAAAGCACCAGAAGCAGGAGAATTGCAAAGCTCTTTCGCTGTCTTTCTCGGATTCGTTTGCTTTTTACTCGGCacggaaaggaaaaagaatggcGACGACTTTGGACAGTCTTAGCCTCCTCCAAAGTGGCGGAATCCAACTTGATCACGTTATGCTGGCACTAAAAAAGGTTGCTTTACACCGTTCGTTCTTGTGCAATAATACCTCATTGAAATATGAGATCGGTCGGCCACAACACGTCCACGTCAACGAATGGTTCCTACTTCCTACTGCtcttttcaaatataaaatatgaatTACCTCTTTCTCAGTTAAAAGGTTTTCCCCCGATAATAGGCCTgcatttgaccaagaagaaaagaaaaaacgataATAGGCTTGCACGCATTTAGTTGCCGCGCCAGACCCGGTGCGGAGTCATTTCCCTGTCTCTCCTGCTTTTTCTCCATCCGAAGGATGAAGACTGACGCCTTCCCTCTCCCTTCCTCTTGTAAGATCAAAATTTCAGGTTCCCTCGTCTTTGTTCTCTCCGATGCATGCTCGCTCGCTCGGCGTTCGTTCTCATTGTGTCTCGCTTCTTCGCTCTCTGCTCCGGCGCTTGCTTGGCTTGTTCGCTTTCTGCTTCCGTGCTCCCTTGCTCTCTGAATTCATTCTCATCCGAAAATCAGATTCTGGAAATTTTTTCTTAGGGCTCTAAGAATGTTCAATTATCATGAACTGCGAGTTGTGGCTTGCAATTTTAACGAGGCAAATTTTGTGAACTGAGGTTTTTTGAAGAGTCTTACGTTCTTTTCTAGGACTTTCGAGTCTTGTCTGATGGGCATGCCATGTATTTAACTACAGATATGAGAATTGTAAGGTGGTATGTCACCTATGTTAAATTATATCCCGAGTTTTCGTTGGAAAataggaaatataaaataaatatttgggCACGCGGTATATGAATTCCTTCTTTCGGAATTGTCGCTAAAAGATGTTATCCACGGTGGGCCCAGGTTTCCTATTTCCTTTGAATCCTTGCACTACCGAATTCCTTATGGCGAGAAGTCCCTGCCCGTGAAGAATTCCTTTTAGCGTGAGGAACAAGTCCACGCGTGAAGTCTCTTAGCCGGAACCCTTTATGGATAAAGTCTTCTGCTTCGTAGAATCAAAAAGAGAAGATGGTGGGCCCAAAAGTCAAGCTTTGACTTTtggggcacacgtataaaagaaataaaacccTACGAGAAGGAAACAGAACGAAGCCGCCGAAGTGAAGACGCCGCAACCTACGTAGGAAAAGGCCGCCGAAGCCCTACGTATAATCCGTGAGAAGCCGCACGCCGCAAAAAGAGAGGAGCTGCATAAGAGAGCTTAggaatcttttcttttggcgTACGACTTGAACGCGGTAATTTGTGCCGTGAGTCTATACCCGATcagagttatttatttatacacttagggtttggggttaaatctagatGTGGAAAATacttgagcgattgtaaactatAATTCTtcgattttagtggattatttgctgctagctctccccgtggacgtaggtaccgatattcagaccgaaccacgtaaatttctggtgtcctgattttctcgtttatttctctggcgatttcgcgttgacgtaatttgcaagatcctgtcgtttccgcgtattatatcccaacaattggtatcagatcGTGAGGTTGCATTTCTTGATTctgatttggggcttttgcttgtctgattattatctagaaattatgttattgcaattatgtttgaGAGGAAATCTAagattgagaagtttgatgggagaaataactttgtattatggagcatcaagatgcgggctttattgacaacacaaggtttggccaaggcactggatggtgaagatgagttgccgattataatgaaagcttCGAGAGGGGTAGAGCTTATGCAAAAAGCAAAGAGCATAATctgttaaatttgtcggatgagGTCTTACTAGAGGTtattgaggagaaggatgccgcagcattatgggcaaaacttcaagcactctatgtgaagaaaggtttgaacaatcgctcgCTTGTATAtgctgaagaagatgtttcaatttagatatactgaaggtacgtctatcaggacccacctagatgaatttaataaactcatgttggatctgaagaacgtcggtaagattcttgatgatgaagaacagggcatgatgttgttagcctctttaccagagtcatgggagcactttactgatttGCTGTTGCAGGAGCGTACTACTATTACCTCAGAGgaggtaaagtccgccttattctctaaggagtggcagagaaGAGAAAGTTGTGAGATAACGGTCTGGCGAAAGGAGTAGCGCAAGCACTGACGATTTGAGGTAGAGAACACCATCGAGAGCTTAGTAGCAGCAGaggtaaaagcatatcaaaatcacgcaatagaaaatccaagggacgcgtgaagtgctttgagtgtcacgaggaggggcacatcaggagagattgtccaaagcggagaaataaagttgataagCAGAATGCTACAAGCAGTGTGGCAAACGTTGCTGAGGGGAGAAATAGGGATGTAGAAGCTGTCTTATGTGTGACCGCTACTTCGTCaggagacgaatgggtgctagattcggggtgttcttatcacatgacgcctcataagaacgagtttactacttaccaagctgcagatggtggtagggttcttttggggaataatgcagtctgtaaggctgtggggatagggacaatccGGATCcggatgcacgatggggtggttcgcacattgacagatgtgaggTATGTAccggagctcaagaagaaccttatttctctggggacactcgatgacatcgggtgtaggtaTACCGCCGAAGGTGGAGTACTaaagatctctcgaggtgccatgacagtgatgaaatggaagaaagtgaatactctctatcatttACTAGGAGAGACCGTGATTGGAAGTGCTGCTGTTTCATTAGGTGAGTcaaactctaacttgactcagttatggcatatgcgtttagggcacatgagtgaggtaGGTATGACAATGCTGAGTGAAATGGGGTTGTTGAGTGGTCAAAAAATAGGAaagctggacttatgtgagcactgcatctaTGGATTACTACAGCTATTCATTCAACCAAACGACctgttgaatatattcattcagactTCTGGGGCCCGTCTTCGgttccttcgaaaggaggtgcccgatatatgctgacttttatcgacgattattcgaggaaggtatgggtatactttctgaagcacaaatatgacgtgtttgatcggttcaagaaatttaaggcattgattgagaagcagtcagataagcagatcaagtgcctgagaaccgataatggcatggagttcgtgggtaaagattttaccgagttctCGTGAGAAAGAAGATATTGTAAGACACCGCACAAGCACTGGACATCACAGCAGAATGGCGTGGCGAACGGAAGAATAGAATcttgcttgagcgagctcgatgcatgctttcgcatgcaggacttggcaaggaattttgggctgaagcagtgaACATGTCATGTTACTTGGTAAATCGATCTCCATCGtctgctatcgagtggaagactcctgaggaagtatggtcggggAAACCTGTTAATTATTCCGGATTacgaatattcggatgtcctgcgtatgctcatgcgagtgatggtaagcttgagccgagggcgaagaagtgcatatttctgggttatgcacatgggaTGAAAGGCTACCGGCTGTGGTGCACCGATCCCAGatcacccggttttctaatcagcagagatgtgatcttcgacgagactgcaatgcttcaacagagGAGTTCTGAGATACAACTAGCAGAGAAGATAGATCATGGTGTCATAAGTGAGGTGGAGCCTTAGGTGGAGACTCcggagacctcgaaggtaacagAGGTTGAGACTGCAGATAAAACCGTAATTCTTgaagtcggtgatagtgaacaactaGCAAAGCCGCAACAAACTATAGccgcagatagagagagaaggcaaattaaaccaccggtacgttatggttatatagatattgcttatgcattgactgtaggtgatgaggtggagacagatgagccttcgtcttactctaaggcgatggctagttcggagtcatcgcagtggctaggggctatgagtgaagagatggaatcactccatcgaaatcagacatgggagctggtcaaagtacctaagagccaaaagattgttggaagtaaatgggtctttaagtggaaagagggcattcccgGTGTCGAGGCAgcgaggtataaggcgagacttgtggcgaaaggGTATATACAacgtgagggcattgactacaatgaggtgttctctcctgtggtaaggcatacttctattcgtgttttacttgccttagttgcttcgtAGGATCTCGAATTagagcaactagatgtgaaaactacatttcttcacggtgagttggaggagcagatttacatgaggcaactagagggatttgctattctgggtaaggaagatcatgcttgcttgttaaagaaatctttgtatcgtctgaaacagtctcctaggcagtggtataaacgttttgatgcttttatggctagtcaagactattcaaaaagtcagatggatagctgcgtttactttaggagattggagaatggttctttgatttatctactcttatatgttgatgatatgctgatagcagctaaggatatgtctgatattgatgtgctgaagaggcagttaaatgctgaatttgagatgaaagatttaggtgctacaaagaaaattttgggtatggagattttgcgtgacaggACTACATGAGTTTTACGTCtgtctcaaaagaaataaattgagaAGATTGTGGCACGTTTTAACATGCAGTCGGCgaaatctgtaagtacacctttagcgaagcactttaaactttcagataaattatcaccgcagactgaggaggaggaggagcatatgtcccgtgttccttattctagtgccgtgggtagtattatgtatgctatggtgtgcactaggcctgatatttcacaagctgtgagcgtggttagtTGGTATATGAAGCGTCctggtaaagctcattgggaagctgtgaagtggatccttagatatttgaaggggacaacagacGTGGGTATAGTATACAGGAGGGACAGCAATGGCAGTGAGACCATTGGTTTTGTGCATTTGGATCAtgccggtgacttggatgatcgcAGATCTTTAGCAGGGTACGTGTTTACGCTAGCGGGTGGTgtagttagttggaaagcatccttacaggatcacattgccttgtcttcgactAAGGCAGAATAtatggcactaacctttgtagcgaaAGAGGCGATATGGCtacaaagtttgctctcggactttggagtagaacagaaaagtgtggatatacactgtgataaccaaggtgcgatatatttggcgtataatccaatttatcacgagcgaacgaagcatatcaacatcaggTACCACTTCATCTGAAATGTCTTAGCTAATGGTATTGTTACtgttaaaaagattgctacagcagataacccggcagacatgatgactaagtctgttcTTGTGATGAAGCTCAAGCtttgcttgagctctattggcgtATGTGGAGAGTGAACGCCCGTCGGGGGCGTTGGGAGAGCggcatggatgatgagcactataacttggcttcaaacatcgagccagtgtggaaaattgttaaattatgtctcgagttttcgctagaaaataggaaatataaaataaatatttgggCACACGGTATATGAATTCCTTCTCTCGGAATTGTCGCTAAAAGATGTTATCCACGGTGGGCCCAGGTTTCCTATTTCCTTTGAATCCTTGCACTGCCGAATTCCTTATGGCGAGAAGTCCCTGCGCGTGAAGAATTCCTTTTAGCGTGAGGAACAAGTCCACGCGTGAAGTCTCTTAGCCGGAACCCTTTATGGATAAAGTCTTCTGCTTCgtagaatcaaaagagaagatggtgggcccaaaagtcaagctttgacttttggggcgcacacacacgtataaaagaaataaaagccTACGAGGAGGAAACAGAACGAAGCCGCCGAAGTGAAGACGCCGCAACCTACGTAGGAAAAGGCCGCCGAAGCCCTACGTAATCCGTGAGAAGCCGCACGCTGCAAAAAGAGAGGAGCTGCATAAGGGAGCTTAGGAATCTTTTCTTGGGGCGTACGACTTGAACGCGGtaatttgtgccgtgagtttatacccaatcagagttgtttatttatacacttagggtttggggttaaatataggtgtgggaaacacttgagcgattgagcgattgtaaactctgattctccgattttagtggattatttg
Protein-coding regions in this window:
- the LOC104427552 gene encoding disease resistance protein RPV1-like, with amino-acid sequence MTKFACANDGNLLSVAEFEVFLSFRGPDTRLNFTDCLYHSLVGAGIRVFRDDEEIRKGEKIAGKLLHAIESSKIYLPIFSRTYATSKWCLRELTYILECSSKANDKVILPIFYDVNPDDVKLKTRLYLDVLKKHEKEFGLDEIRRWKEALTEGEIINTIVDEVLTKLMKRMRNLPNHLVGIHDRVEAIVDMLNEGSHDVCYLVIHGMGGVGKTTLASAVFNQISNQFQGCSFLLVIRESTQQGRIVDLQKQLLSEILQGRSIGIHNSVDVGINTIRERFRDKKVLLVLDDVDKRDQLSKLAGKSDWFGPGSRIIITTRDINFLPIEEEDKESSFQAHFQEFTIYKMTELDSFHALQLFSKHAFRMDFPPQDLVDSSRKITTKIGGLPLALEVIGSSLYCKSKIFWKDTLKKLDLVPNPEVLDKLKISYDMLQPHQREIFLDIACFFIGKDRLHPYYMWKASNYFPRSELLVLTRMSLIKITKDDTLWMHDQLKDLGREVVRREDVNFPKKRSRLWEPRIAFDVVRMKEAFSYHQGTDKVVALKLTGLSEEYNFTSEELSKLPNLRFLDLEGGNLVGDFKNLLSKLTWLSWHRCPLELNVMNLSLEKLAVLELSSDDITEDWTGWGSCLVSENLKVMEIGYCPNLKRTPNFSKCSNLKRLVIKECTNSLVVDISLSKLEHLKHLEINTWYDSHNDSSDLFPLLLVFSGLKSLSMLEIVGMQLQKLHHSIGEMTRLEYLSLDECHFLRTLPDSIQDLKMLRRMSLCNTSITELPNTIGGLESLLELDFSRTEVTKLPISIGNLKKLRKMSLYQTDIKELPNQIGGLESLLELDLRDTYITELPISIGNLKKLRKMSLCWTDIKKLPNQIGGLESLLELDLSESKIIELPVSIGNLKKLRKMSLHQTNIKKIPDQIGEIESLLELDLSGTDIIELPTSIGNLKQLKILCLDECAIRELPKVIGMLENLKALHANFCGNMKGEIPSEIGGLSFCTKLEMTKSKIRRLSTTINKLSHLRQLHLDQCNELEQLPDLPVNLKELKFSSHLLWTAHDLSCLTNLVHLHIRGDTPRLLEFRQGVPKIEWIERLNYLESLTLVTGDVTFPPINLATLSRLQILEITCVDPQSLMGLPSTLEKLTLHDVKSPMGRSLFSNSTNLTSLYLLNCHLREVEFDDLLGRQLKELHSLELKDSAMLERLLVSRLEGLQVLSMRGCPGLIETQGLEKLESLVSLTFDGCGSLKELPDLSKLKKLWHLIVPDQLQEKLPCPHHPDTWDHQNSVISRCLLGKIIEYRYQQLGVSSVRG